Proteins co-encoded in one Nicotiana sylvestris chromosome 7, ASM39365v2, whole genome shotgun sequence genomic window:
- the LOC104237047 gene encoding nuclear/nucleolar GTPase 2-like, with protein sequence MNNLRIFSLHSLRSGIRVTESLIFIFTIKMAKKKNQRSAATNRRLKMYNSRPKRGHKGKIIKHDLQSKKLPSTRIQPDPRWFINTRVISQKKLELFREEIQNRLSSNYNVILNDRKLPMSLLSDHLKKGRVHSLDSEPIADACGPKAKRKCPKHIESLAKNDLSEDAVLAVHEETGPSKPNIFTGRRTLDPKQTKSKHF encoded by the exons ATGAATAACCTCCGTATATTCAGTTTGCATTCCCTTCGCAGCGGCATAAGGGTTACAGAaagtctcatttttattttcacaATCAAAATGgcgaagaagaaaaatcaacGTAGTGCTGCCACTAATCGGCGGCTGAAGATGTATAATAGCAGGCCGAAGCGTGGCCATAAGGGAAAAATCATAAAGCACGATCTACAGTCGAAGAAGCTTCCGTCAACGCGGATACAGCCTGATCCCCGCTGGTTCA TCAATACTCGGGTGATCAGTCAGAAGAAATTGGAATTGTTTAGAGAAGAGATCCAAAACCGGCTTTCCAGTAACTACAATGTTATATTGAATGATAGGAAATTGCCCATGTCCCTTTTGAGTGATCATCTGAAG AAAGGAAGAGTTCATTCTCTCGACAGTGAGCCTATTGCTGATGCTTGTGGACCTAAAGCGAAGAGGAAATGCCCAAAACATATTGAATCATTAGCCAAGAATGACTTGTCTGAAG ATGCCGTTCTCGCGGTTCATGAAGAGACAGGACCATCGAAACCCAACATTTTTACAGGAAGACGCACACTAGACCCTAAGCAAACCAAGTCAAAGCATTTTTGA